Proteins encoded within one genomic window of Candidatus Berkiella cookevillensis:
- a CDS encoding DUF2520 domain-containing protein, whose product MRQVPRYAIIGAGKMATHFAHYLKLLAIPHTQLSRAEITQEKLQSTLLSCDRLCLLISDGAIPDFIEAHSLRYNSKIIHFSGSLVIEGCYSAHPLMTFGTELYTQEQYQSFPFIIEQEGSDFENLLPGIPNQHYKIPKNLKPFYHSLCVMSGNFSCILWKKYFQELKEKFNILEKDAKPYLNIIFQNICNNPYAALTGPLIRQDKTTIESNMNALDNDPFQPIYQAFASAFQNIHPNYTTEDTLS is encoded by the coding sequence ATGAGACAAGTACCACGATATGCCATCATTGGCGCAGGCAAAATGGCTACACATTTTGCACATTACTTAAAACTACTTGCCATTCCTCACACTCAGCTCTCTCGTGCAGAAATCACTCAAGAAAAGCTTCAAAGCACATTACTGTCTTGCGACAGGCTATGTCTTTTAATCAGTGATGGGGCTATTCCTGATTTTATTGAAGCGCATTCACTGAGATACAATAGTAAAATTATACATTTTTCAGGTAGCCTTGTTATTGAGGGATGCTATAGCGCGCATCCATTGATGACATTTGGTACTGAACTATATACACAAGAACAATATCAATCCTTTCCTTTCATTATAGAGCAAGAAGGTTCTGATTTTGAAAATCTCCTTCCCGGGATCCCCAATCAACATTATAAAATACCTAAAAATTTAAAGCCTTTTTATCACAGCTTATGCGTAATGAGTGGGAATTTTAGCTGTATTTTATGGAAAAAATATTTTCAAGAACTAAAAGAAAAATTTAACATTTTAGAAAAAGACGCAAAACCTTATTTAAATATTATTTTTCAAAACATCTGCAATAATCCCTACGCAGCCTTAACAGGACCATTGATAAGGCAAGATAAGACGACGATTGAGTCTAATATGAATGCTTTAGACAATGACCCTTTTCAGCCTATTTACCAAGCCTTTGCAAGCGCTTTTCAAAACATACACCCAAACTATACAACGGAAGATACCTTGTCATGA
- the panB gene encoding 3-methyl-2-oxobutanoate hydroxymethyltransferase has product MKITELKNAKLRNNKITMVTCYDFWSAKIIANTQVDMILVGDSLAMVMHGYTTTVPTTVELMCLHVQAVAKGAPHKLIVGDMPFLSYRKSLDQTMLAVERLMQSGSHAVKLEGGLGNEEAIKHIVQSGVSVIGHIGLTPQSIHQLGGHKVQGSEDAKANTLLTEAKILEDAGCCALVLECVPENLADRITQELSIPTIGIGAGNKVDGQVLVLQDLLGMDPEFQPKFLRKYLNGFDLLKEAIDQYSAEVKSGAFPSAQHSY; this is encoded by the coding sequence ATGAAAATCACTGAACTCAAAAATGCCAAATTAAGAAATAACAAAATTACGATGGTAACTTGCTACGATTTTTGGAGCGCAAAAATCATTGCAAACACTCAAGTTGATATGATTTTGGTTGGCGATTCATTAGCAATGGTTATGCATGGATATACAACCACTGTACCCACAACTGTTGAGCTAATGTGCTTACATGTACAAGCGGTTGCTAAAGGAGCACCCCATAAATTAATTGTGGGAGATATGCCCTTCTTATCCTATCGAAAATCACTCGATCAAACGATGCTTGCTGTTGAAAGACTCATGCAAAGTGGCAGCCATGCAGTCAAACTTGAAGGTGGTCTGGGTAATGAAGAAGCCATTAAGCATATCGTTCAGTCTGGGGTATCCGTGATCGGACATATTGGCCTCACCCCACAGTCAATTCATCAATTGGGTGGCCATAAAGTACAAGGTAGTGAAGATGCAAAAGCAAATACACTGCTCACAGAGGCAAAAATACTAGAAGATGCGGGATGCTGTGCCCTTGTTTTAGAGTGCGTGCCAGAAAATTTGGCAGATCGCATTACTCAAGAATTAAGTATACCCACTATCGGCATCGGTGCCGGTAATAAAGTAGATGGACAAGTATTAGTTTTACAAGATTTGCTTGGAATGGATCCTGAATTTCAGCCTAAATTTTTAAGAAAATACTTAAATGGCTTCGATTTGTTAAAAGAAGCAATTGATCAATACAGTGCGGAAGTTAAGTCTGGTGCTTTTCCCTCTGCTCAACACAGTTATTAA
- the panC gene encoding pantoate--beta-alanine ligase, whose protein sequence is MQIIDSIHEWKKIRETLQNESIGFVPTMGNLHAGHASLLKRSIHENSTTILSIFVNPTQFNDANDLSRYPKTLEADLDIAKDLGVDYVFFPNTDMMYPDKYRYKVTENAFSAQLEGQHRPGHFDGVLTVVLKLFNLIKPHKAYFGEKDRQQLLLIQDMVKVLFLDIEIIPCPTIRDASGLALSSRNQFLSIENKLLASRFPAILQSNKALEEIIGQLSNLGFVVDYVEDYGQYRFGAVKIQSVRLIDNFDIPTTDDSVVRRRVYEQ, encoded by the coding sequence ATGCAAATCATTGACTCCATCCATGAATGGAAAAAAATTAGAGAAACACTGCAAAATGAAAGCATCGGCTTTGTCCCCACTATGGGAAATTTGCATGCAGGACATGCTTCTTTGTTAAAAAGAAGCATCCATGAAAATAGCACAACTATTTTAAGCATATTTGTTAACCCCACCCAATTTAATGATGCCAATGATTTGAGTCGTTATCCAAAGACTTTAGAGGCCGATCTTGATATAGCTAAAGATTTAGGTGTTGATTATGTTTTTTTCCCTAATACAGACATGATGTACCCTGACAAATATCGATATAAAGTCACAGAAAATGCCTTTAGTGCTCAATTAGAAGGTCAACATAGGCCAGGTCACTTCGATGGGGTACTCACTGTCGTACTCAAATTATTTAATCTGATTAAGCCACATAAAGCATATTTTGGTGAGAAAGATAGACAGCAATTACTCTTAATTCAAGATATGGTAAAAGTCTTATTTTTGGATATAGAGATTATCCCGTGCCCTACTATTCGGGATGCCTCTGGTCTTGCTTTAAGCTCTCGTAATCAATTCTTATCTATAGAAAACAAACTGTTAGCTTCTAGGTTCCCTGCAATTCTACAAAGCAATAAAGCCCTCGAAGAAATTATTGGTCAACTATCAAACTTGGGGTTTGTAGTAGATTATGTAGAAGACTATGGTCAATATCGCTTTGGTGCGGTTAAAATACAGTCTGTAAGATTAATAGATAATTTTGATATACCCACAACAGATGATTCTGTGGTTAGGCGGCGAGTGTACGAGCAATAG
- a CDS encoding type III pantothenate kinase: MLLCLDVGNSQIFAGLFDNQSLVLKFRYDSRHSFTSDQFGVFIRGLLREHNFDPQSIKQVALASVVPELDYSIRAGCIKYLNCDPFILKAGVKTGLKIKYHNPLEVGADRIANAIAACSQFPNQNIMVVSLGTATTFCCITEDKSYLGGAIFPGFSLCMNALQEGTSKLKSVSIAKPEQVVGQSTYHAIQSGLYYGQLGTIKEQIFQATRTVFNKKPPCVIGTGGFSHLFEGETVFNAIIPDLVLHGIRLANNQQ, encoded by the coding sequence ATGCTTTTATGTTTAGATGTCGGCAATTCACAAATTTTCGCTGGGTTATTTGATAACCAAAGCTTGGTTTTAAAATTTCGTTATGATAGCCGACATAGCTTTACCTCTGATCAATTTGGCGTCTTTATAAGAGGATTATTAAGAGAGCATAACTTTGACCCTCAAAGTATTAAGCAAGTAGCCTTAGCCTCTGTGGTGCCTGAGCTGGATTACTCCATTCGTGCAGGATGTATAAAATATTTAAATTGTGATCCCTTTATTTTAAAAGCAGGCGTCAAAACTGGCCTCAAGATAAAATATCATAATCCACTGGAAGTGGGCGCTGATCGCATTGCCAATGCAATTGCTGCTTGCTCTCAATTCCCCAATCAAAATATCATGGTTGTTAGCCTAGGAACAGCAACGACTTTTTGCTGTATTACAGAGGACAAATCCTATCTGGGAGGCGCTATTTTTCCAGGATTTTCATTGTGCATGAATGCATTACAAGAAGGCACCTCAAAATTAAAATCGGTGAGTATCGCCAAGCCAGAACAAGTGGTTGGCCAATCCACCTATCATGCCATCCAATCTGGCTTGTACTATGGACAGTTAGGTACAATCAAAGAGCAAATTTTTCAAGCTACAAGAACCGTATTTAATAAAAAGCCTCCTTGTGTTATCGGTACTGGCGGTTTCAGTCATTTATTTGAAGGTGAAACAGTTTTTAATGCCATTATTCCCGATCTCGTTCTTCATGGGATCCGTTTAGCCAATAATCAGCAATAA